Proteins from a single region of Kiritimatiellia bacterium:
- a CDS encoding response regulator produces MLIADDDPCMRNVLRLALGSLRVSTPGGERGFMADTAGTVAEAREKFRQTPYDIALLDGRLPDGKGHELAREIRAGHPRVYIVLMTAGGLTEAGFEFDPGDRFDILIKPFDPDMFRNMLAKAAKAVTADRAS; encoded by the coding sequence ATGCTGATCGCGGATGACGACCCGTGCATGCGCAACGTCTTGAGACTGGCGCTGGGGTCGCTCCGGGTGTCGACGCCCGGGGGCGAGAGGGGCTTCATGGCCGACACGGCAGGCACGGTCGCGGAGGCCCGCGAAAAATTCCGCCAAACGCCGTACGACATCGCCCTGCTGGACGGCCGCTTGCCGGACGGGAAGGGACACGAACTGGCCCGCGAGATTCGTGCCGGACATCCCCGGGTCTATATCGTCCTGATGACGGCGGGCGGCCTGACGGAGGCCGGATTCGAGTTCGATCCCGGGGACCGGTTCGACATCCTGATCAAACCCTTCGACCCGGACATGTTCAGGAACATGTTGGCCAAAGCGGCGAAGGCGGTGACCGCAGACCGCGCGAGCTAA